The genomic region GCCGGTACGGTCGCCGGTCTGCGCATCGCCGAAGCGGTTCTCTCCATCGTCTGCACGGAGACCTTCGAGGTCGAACGGCACGTCGAGGACGGCGCTCGCGTCGCGGCGGGCGAGAAGCTGCTCTCGGTGACCACCCGCACCCGGGACCTGCTGACCGCCGAGCGCAGCGCGCTCAACCTGCTCTGCCGCCTCTCCGGCATCGCTACGGCCACCCGCGCGTGGGCCGACACACTGGAAGGCACCAAGGCGCAGGTCCGCGACACCCGCAAGACCACCCCGGGGCTGCGCGCCCTGGAGAAGTACGCGGTGCGCTGCGGCGGCGGTGTCAACCACCGGATGTCCCTCTCCGACGCGGCCCTGGTCAAGGACAACCACGTCGTGGCGGCGGGCGGTGTGGCCGAGGCGTTCAAGCTCGTACGGGCCGACTTCCCCGATCTCGCCATCGAGGTCGAGGTGGACACCCTGCCCCAGGTCACCGAAGTCCTGGCGGCCGGAGCCGACCTGATCCTGCTGGACAACTTCACCCCGGCACAGACCGCCGAGGCGGTCGCCCTCGTCGGCGGCCGGGCCGCCCTGGAGTCCTCGGGAAGACTGACGCTGGACAACGCGCGGGCGTATGCGGAGACGGGCGTCGACTACCTCGCGGTCGGGGCGCTCACCCACTCCTCGCCGATCCTGGACATCGGTCTCGACCTGCGCGAGGCGAAGTAGCCCATGCTGCTCACCATCGACGTCGGCAACACCCACACCGTCCTCGGTCTCTTCGACGGCGACGAGATCGTCGAGCACTGGCGCATCTCCACGGACGCCCGCCGCACCGCCGACGAGCTGGCCGTACTCCTCCAGGGCCTGATGGGCATGCACCCCCTCCTCGGCGACGAGCTGGGCGACGGCATCGAGGGGATCGCGGTCTGCTCCACCGTCCCCTCCGTCCTGCACGAACTGCGCGAGGTGACCCGCCGGTACTACGGCGACGTCCCCGCGGTCCTCGTCGAGCCCGGCATCAAGACCGGCGTCCCGATCCTGATGGACAACCCGAAGGAGGTCGGCGCGGACCGCATCATCAACGCGGTCGCGGCCGTCGAGCTCTACGGCGGCCCGGCCGTCGTCGTCGACTTCGGTACGGCGACGACCTTCGACGCGGTGTCCGCGCGCGGCGAGTACACCGGCGGGGTGATCGCCCCCGGCATCGAGATCTCGGTCGAGGCGCTCGGTGTGAAGGGCGCCCAGCTCCGCAAGATCGAGCTGGCCCGCCCGCGCAGCGTGATCGGCAAGAACACCGTCGAGGCCATGCAGTCCGGCATCATCTACGGCTTCGCCGGACAGGTCGACGGCGTCGTGACCCGGATGGCCCGCGAGCTGGCCGACGATCCCGAGGACGTCACCGTCATCGCGACGGGCGGTCTCGCCCCGATGGTGCTCAGCGAGGCCACCGTCATCGACGAGCACGAGCCCTGGCTGACGCTGATCGGGCTGCGCCTGGTGTACGAGCGCAACGTCTCCCGCATGTGATCCGCCGGAACCCGGCCGGAAAGCGGCGCGGCGGGGCCGAAATCCCCGCCGCGCCGCTTTCCGGTGCATTAAGCAGATATTGCCCCTTTAGTACGTATCGTCGTTCCATGCCCACGCCCTACGGTTCCCGAGGCGGCATGGCCTTCAGCGCGGATGAGCTGCGTGTGCTCCGACGCGCCCTTGCCATCGCCCTCAATCCGACCCCCGTCGCCGACGAGGACATCCAGGACTGCCTGCGTCTCGCCGAGTCCGTGGACGAGGCCATCGGAGAGACGGGCAGGCTGCGCGCCTTCCTCCTCGCCGACCTCGCCCGCTACCGCGACGCCCTGCCCGGTGCGGCCCGCAGCTACACCGAGCTCCTCCAGGACGCCCTGGCCGCCGGTTACGACCCCCGCGCCGAGGACCTGGCCGCCCTGCGCACCCTGCGGGACCTGCCGTCCGGCGACGCCCTGCTACGGCGCTGCCGGGCGCTGGCCGAGCGGTCGGTACGGGCCGGACTGGCGGGCCGTACGGCGGCCCCCGGCCAGCGCACCCGGCTCCTGGCGCTGCCGGGCGGGCGGAAGGAGGGGGAGCCGGTCCAGCCCAAGCGCCCGGCGCCCGACGGCGTCCCCGTGCCGCCCCGCCCGGCCCCGAAACCGTCCGAGGTCTTCCCGCCCCGCCGCAAACCGGCCACGCCTCCCGCACAGCGCTTCGCGGTGGGCTGAGTCCGTCCGGGTCCGCTGAGTCCGTCACTAAGGGGTGTCCGGTCGACCGGGCCGGACACCCCCTGGCTACTCTGTCCGTATGGACTACGTTTCCGCGCTTGTGCCCCCCGTGGTGATGGCCGTCTTCTTCACCTTCCTCGTGATGACGATCGTGAAGACCCAAGGCGGCCCGAACAAGGCCAAGGAAGACGCGGCGGTGGACGAGGCTCTCGCCCGCGCCGAGGCTGTGACCCAGGCGGCAGGCGGCAGCTCCGCCTGATCGCAGCAGTGCCCGAAGGGCGTACGGCTCATTTCACGCCGTACGCCCTTTTCTGTGTAAATAGCCAGCCATTCATGACATCTCGCACTATGGTGCGTATGTGCCCCGCCAATTGGGAGAGCTGGAAGACGCCGTCATGACACGGGTCTGGGAGTGGAACCGACCGGTCACCGTCCGGGAAGTCCTGGAAGACCTCGAACGGGAACGTTCCATCGCCTACACCACCGTCATGACCGTATTGGACAATCTCCATCAGAAGGGCTGGGTGCGCAGGGAAGTGGCGGGCCGCGCCTATCGATATACCGCGGTCTCCAACCGTGCCGCCTACTCCGCCGCACTGATGAACGAAGCCTGGTCGACGAGCGACAACTCCGCTGCCGCGCTTGTCGCCTTCTTCGGCATGATGTCGTCCGAGCAGCGCGATGCG from Streptomyces sp. NBC_01267 harbors:
- the nadC gene encoding carboxylating nicotinate-nucleotide diphosphorylase, which codes for MTTPDLPLHQIGGEADGAVSAGGCGDACACGDDAYDPEAMECGLDPDLAALLADSGLDPILVEDIAHLAIDEDLDGGVDVTTFATVPEEAVATADFTAREAGTVAGLRIAEAVLSIVCTETFEVERHVEDGARVAAGEKLLSVTTRTRDLLTAERSALNLLCRLSGIATATRAWADTLEGTKAQVRDTRKTTPGLRALEKYAVRCGGGVNHRMSLSDAALVKDNHVVAAGGVAEAFKLVRADFPDLAIEVEVDTLPQVTEVLAAGADLILLDNFTPAQTAEAVALVGGRAALESSGRLTLDNARAYAETGVDYLAVGALTHSSPILDIGLDLREAK
- a CDS encoding type III pantothenate kinase translates to MLLTIDVGNTHTVLGLFDGDEIVEHWRISTDARRTADELAVLLQGLMGMHPLLGDELGDGIEGIAVCSTVPSVLHELREVTRRYYGDVPAVLVEPGIKTGVPILMDNPKEVGADRIINAVAAVELYGGPAVVVDFGTATTFDAVSARGEYTGGVIAPGIEISVEALGVKGAQLRKIELARPRSVIGKNTVEAMQSGIIYGFAGQVDGVVTRMARELADDPEDVTVIATGGLAPMVLSEATVIDEHEPWLTLIGLRLVYERNVSRM
- a CDS encoding BlaI/MecI/CopY family transcriptional regulator; amino-acid sequence: MPRQLGELEDAVMTRVWEWNRPVTVREVLEDLERERSIAYTTVMTVLDNLHQKGWVRREVAGRAYRYTAVSNRAAYSAALMNEAWSTSDNSAAALVAFFGMMSSEQRDALRDALRIVQGDADRDDRDGDADR